The following are encoded together in the Pedobacter steynii genome:
- a CDS encoding SusD/RagB family nutrient-binding outer membrane lipoprotein → MKKTYYIFIAFLLLVSASGCKKFLDINKDPNNPLDVQEALILTPLELYTTTNIIGGFPGSVSAYWTQQLAINQPAPEIDSYRITPSDVNNTWSFDLYPAVFINARIMIDKAEKAGNNGYAGIGRVLLAYNLAVCTDLWGDIPYSEAFQALGNLKPKYDSQEDIYKLIQSLLDQAIVILNTAPAGIRVGSDDLIYGGTFASWKKLAYTLKARYYLRLSKAAGYSAATQADLALAALQNGFSANADNAKVKYSGEAKGENPWYQGTLPGAGGVVLSKTFVNMLKASNDPRLPFLASPGSGGDYEGRESGTVPTTDPTIYASVSPRVGGYTEADEETGKSAPVYLATYAEALFIKAEATLIKSGALAAQPVLKSAIEAHMNLLGVDAADRDAYTAIHSVLDPVNPLRSLIKEKFVASFLSLEAYNDWRRTGYPALNVVQNAFRPYIPQRFPYPSQEITSNPQPQQSILTSEKVWWAK, encoded by the coding sequence ATGAAAAAGACATATTATATATTCATCGCATTTTTATTATTGGTATCCGCATCAGGATGTAAGAAATTTTTAGATATCAATAAGGATCCCAATAATCCACTGGACGTACAGGAAGCTTTGATTCTGACACCATTGGAACTTTATACCACCACCAATATTATTGGAGGATTTCCCGGCAGCGTTTCGGCATACTGGACACAACAACTGGCAATTAATCAGCCGGCTCCGGAGATTGATTCTTACCGGATCACACCGAGTGATGTAAACAATACCTGGAGCTTTGATTTGTATCCCGCAGTTTTTATTAATGCCAGGATTATGATTGATAAAGCCGAAAAAGCGGGCAACAACGGTTATGCAGGAATCGGAAGAGTTTTACTGGCCTATAATTTAGCTGTTTGTACTGATCTTTGGGGGGATATTCCATATTCTGAAGCTTTTCAGGCATTAGGCAATCTAAAGCCAAAATATGATTCGCAGGAAGATATTTACAAATTAATCCAAAGTCTGCTTGATCAGGCGATTGTGATCCTGAATACTGCGCCTGCAGGAATTCGCGTAGGAAGTGATGATTTGATCTATGGAGGAACTTTTGCTTCCTGGAAAAAGCTGGCTTATACGCTTAAAGCAAGGTATTACCTTCGCCTCAGCAAAGCTGCCGGTTACTCTGCTGCCACTCAGGCTGATCTGGCGCTTGCCGCTTTGCAAAATGGATTTTCTGCAAATGCCGATAATGCTAAAGTCAAATATTCAGGCGAAGCAAAAGGAGAGAACCCATGGTATCAGGGCACTTTGCCTGGAGCCGGTGGGGTAGTCCTTTCCAAAACTTTTGTGAATATGCTTAAAGCGAGCAACGACCCCAGGCTGCCATTTCTGGCTTCTCCGGGATCTGGAGGAGATTATGAGGGCCGAGAAAGCGGAACGGTTCCAACCACAGATCCTACCATTTATGCCAGTGTATCACCGAGGGTAGGAGGCTATACAGAGGCGGATGAAGAAACAGGTAAATCAGCTCCGGTCTATCTGGCCACTTATGCGGAAGCGCTTTTTATTAAAGCTGAAGCAACATTGATTAAATCAGGCGCACTGGCTGCCCAGCCGGTTCTGAAAAGCGCCATCGAAGCACATATGAATCTCTTAGGAGTGGATGCAGCAGACAGAGATGCCTATACTGCAATTCATTCGGTTCTGGATCCGGTAAATCCGCTGAGGAGCCTGATCAAGGAAAAATTCGTGGCCAGTTTTTTATCACTGGAAGCTTATAATGACTGGCGCAGAACGGGATATCCTGCATTGAATGTGGTTCAGAATGCATTCAGGCCATACATCCCACAGCGTTTTCCTTATCCTTCACAGGAGATTACCTCAAACCCTCAGC
- a CDS encoding SusC/RagA family TonB-linked outer membrane protein, producing the protein MKKPLLSLMMLLLFTITVWAQTRTITGTVIAAGDKQPLPGVSVRLKGQKVGTQTGANGRYSIQVSGTNLSLEFSYLGFKTQTKAIGSNDQVDVSLIDDETNLNEIVVTALGIKREKRTLTYSTQEVNGNALVAAKENNLINALAGKVAGVQITNSSGAAGSSSKIVIRGNTSLTGENGALIVVDGVPINNSEAGNPDGALSAGGTANRAIDIDPNIVENVSLLKGAAASALYGSAAARGVVIITTKTGKGKTSIALSSGITLDNPIFPEFQDKYAQGTNGTYVDGNNGQLSSGSWGPLIDGLMVNGKPVTKHDPREEFFRQGFTTDNTLAVNGSTDKSSYLVSYSLLNTKGTMPATNFGRHAFFTKFTHELTSKVSVIGQLNYVNTVNDRLPEGNSLASPFWTVYSAPISWDPFPTTNPDGSQRLYRAARNNPYWLVDNVKFRSVVNRFLPVFTINYNPLPWLSITERIGADIFNDATTYHEAQGIVGGESANGKMYNREINFRQYNHDLIIEAKKNFGDDFFGSILLGNNILSSDQKSVFDKGIGLSVKNYYNIANASTVISRITEQNYRKVGVYAQMTGEYKRMLSLSLTGRYDGTSVLSKDKQFYPYGSASVGFIFTEPLGLSSNSILNFGKIRLSYSYVGNDNVPPYSIGRPYIQPTIGNIEFPYGGVNGFLLSNVQGDPNLKNEGLKEFEAGLELKMFKNRFNVEATYFNKNSIDLISTTPITPSSGANSAVINAASMYNRGIELILSGTPVKTEDITWVIGLNFAKINNKVTEIGQNLDNIQFAGFVSPGVFAYKDQPYAVIYGSKYRRNDAGKLVIDADGYPIIDEALGPIGNTVPKWNAGLTTTFTYKGISLSAVLDMKKGGDVYNLDNFYLNFYGVTKLTEDRTGSKVFDGVTEDGQPNTKVAAIDQAYYQNNYSQVDENGVEDGTYVKLRQVSLSYNFPASLLKKTPIKGLSVSATGRNLWFYTPHYTGSDPEVSLYGTGNGGGFTNFVTPSNRSYNFAVKVTF; encoded by the coding sequence ATGAAAAAACCATTACTATCATTAATGATGCTCTTGTTGTTTACGATAACAGTTTGGGCACAAACACGGACCATTACCGGTACCGTAATCGCCGCCGGCGATAAACAACCTCTCCCAGGAGTATCCGTAAGGCTGAAAGGACAAAAAGTAGGCACCCAAACAGGGGCAAACGGAAGGTACTCTATTCAGGTGAGTGGTACTAACCTGAGTTTAGAGTTCTCCTACCTGGGTTTTAAAACCCAAACGAAAGCAATTGGAAGCAATGACCAGGTAGATGTTTCTTTAATAGATGATGAAACAAATTTAAATGAAATTGTTGTTACTGCGCTTGGTATTAAGCGGGAGAAACGAACGTTAACCTATTCCACGCAGGAAGTGAATGGGAATGCTTTGGTTGCGGCTAAAGAGAACAACCTGATAAACGCCCTGGCTGGTAAAGTTGCAGGAGTACAGATCACCAATTCAAGTGGAGCTGCGGGTAGTTCTTCTAAAATTGTAATCAGGGGTAATACCTCACTTACCGGAGAAAACGGAGCCTTAATCGTGGTAGATGGAGTACCAATTAACAACTCTGAAGCCGGAAATCCCGACGGAGCGCTCAGTGCGGGTGGAACGGCAAACCGAGCAATCGACATTGACCCCAATATCGTGGAGAATGTTTCTCTTTTGAAAGGTGCGGCCGCGAGCGCCCTTTATGGTTCCGCTGCTGCAAGGGGGGTAGTCATTATCACCACAAAAACAGGGAAAGGGAAAACCTCTATAGCTCTTTCTTCTGGCATTACGCTTGATAATCCTATATTTCCGGAGTTCCAGGATAAATATGCACAAGGTACGAATGGAACATATGTAGATGGAAATAACGGGCAGCTAAGCTCCGGATCATGGGGCCCTCTGATTGACGGGTTAATGGTGAATGGAAAACCGGTTACAAAACACGATCCGAGAGAGGAGTTCTTCAGGCAAGGTTTCACGACAGACAACACGCTTGCTGTCAATGGTTCAACGGATAAGTCCAGTTACCTGGTTTCTTATTCGCTTCTGAATACAAAAGGTACGATGCCAGCTACAAATTTTGGCCGTCATGCTTTCTTTACAAAATTTACTCATGAACTGACCAGTAAGGTGTCGGTTATCGGGCAGCTGAATTACGTGAATACTGTTAATGATCGTTTGCCGGAAGGAAATAGCCTGGCGAGTCCTTTCTGGACGGTATATTCTGCGCCGATTTCATGGGATCCTTTTCCTACTACAAATCCGGACGGAAGTCAGCGTCTGTACCGCGCGGCAAGAAATAATCCTTATTGGCTGGTAGACAATGTGAAATTCAGATCTGTTGTAAACAGGTTCCTGCCTGTATTTACGATAAATTATAACCCGCTTCCCTGGCTCAGCATTACCGAAAGGATTGGCGCAGATATCTTTAATGATGCAACTACCTATCATGAAGCTCAGGGTATTGTTGGAGGAGAATCTGCAAACGGTAAAATGTACAACCGGGAGATCAATTTCAGACAGTACAATCATGATTTAATTATCGAAGCAAAGAAAAATTTCGGAGATGATTTTTTTGGAAGCATACTATTGGGGAATAACATCCTTTCTTCTGATCAAAAATCAGTATTTGATAAGGGGATTGGTCTGTCTGTAAAGAACTATTATAACATTGCCAATGCCTCAACAGTCATCTCCAGGATAACGGAACAGAATTATAGAAAAGTTGGGGTTTACGCACAGATGACAGGGGAGTATAAGCGAATGCTCTCACTTTCACTAACCGGCCGATACGATGGTACTTCGGTTCTCAGTAAGGATAAACAGTTCTATCCTTACGGTTCTGCCTCTGTGGGTTTTATATTCACAGAACCTCTTGGCTTAAGCAGCAATTCTATCCTGAATTTTGGTAAAATACGCCTTTCTTACTCTTATGTAGGAAATGATAATGTTCCGCCTTACAGCATAGGCAGACCTTATATACAACCCACAATTGGTAATATTGAGTTTCCCTACGGTGGAGTTAACGGATTCCTATTGAGTAACGTACAAGGTGATCCTAATCTGAAAAACGAAGGGTTAAAAGAGTTCGAGGCCGGATTGGAGCTAAAAATGTTTAAGAACAGGTTTAACGTTGAAGCAACTTACTTTAATAAGAATAGTATCGATCTGATCAGTACTACACCCATCACACCATCAAGTGGAGCCAACTCTGCGGTTATTAATGCGGCGAGTATGTACAATAGGGGGATTGAATTAATACTTAGTGGCACGCCGGTTAAAACAGAAGATATCACCTGGGTAATCGGACTTAACTTCGCTAAAATCAATAATAAGGTGACGGAGATTGGTCAGAATCTGGATAATATTCAGTTTGCGGGTTTTGTAAGCCCCGGGGTTTTTGCCTATAAGGATCAGCCATACGCCGTAATCTACGGTTCAAAATACCGTCGTAATGATGCTGGAAAGCTGGTTATCGATGCCGATGGATATCCCATTATTGATGAGGCGCTGGGCCCGATCGGAAATACGGTGCCTAAATGGAATGCTGGCTTAACAACCACCTTTACCTATAAAGGCATTAGCCTTTCTGCAGTACTGGATATGAAAAAAGGTGGAGATGTATATAATCTGGATAATTTCTATCTTAATTTCTATGGGGTCACTAAGTTAACCGAAGACAGGACCGGTAGTAAGGTATTCGACGGGGTAACTGAAGATGGACAGCCAAATACAAAAGTAGCGGCGATAGATCAGGCCTATTATCAAAATAATTATTCTCAGGTGGATGAAAACGGAGTGGAAGATGGGACTTACGTGAAGTTAAGACAAGTGAGTTTATCTTATAATTTCCCGGCTTCCTTATTAAAGAAAACTCCGATTAAGGGTTTGAGTGTTTCTGCTACCGGACGAAACTTATGGTTCTATACACCGCATTATACCGGTTCTGATCCTGAAGTAAGTTTGTATGGTACGGGGAATGGTGGCGGCTTTACCAATTTCGTCACCCCATCTAACCGAAGCTATAATTTTGCTGTAAAAGTTACTTTCTAA
- a CDS encoding glutamate synthase subunit beta translates to MGKVTGFLEYERTAPVKEDAKERLKHYNEFVQNYEIEQVNREAARCMDCGVPFCQSGCPLGNVIPEFNDAVYKGDWQLASTILLSTNNFPEFTGRICPAPCESACVLGINKSPVSIEEIEKHIIEIAFNKGYIKAEQPLIRTGKKVAVIGSGPAGLAAAAQLNKAGHEVVVYERDDTPGGLLNYGIPDFKLQKDVVSRRIALMEKEGIVFKCNANVGVNVELNTLLREYQSIVLAGGSTIPRDLGIAGREAKGVHFAMDFLKQQNKRVRSINVDGDAILATGKDVIVIGGGDTGSDCIGTSNRQGAKSVMQFEIMPMPSQHRTPNMPWPTFPMLLKVTSSHEEGCERAWGVNTKEFIKDENGNLKALKVVDVEWEIDPAGRPLNFKEKAGTERDLPCQLVLLAMGFLHPQKEGLIEKLGVELDNRGNVKAEEGKYQTNIAKIFAAGDMRRGQSLVVWAISEGREAARKVDEYLMGHSSLASKDGIPYA, encoded by the coding sequence ATGGGAAAAGTAACCGGATTTTTAGAGTATGAAAGAACTGCTCCTGTAAAAGAAGATGCTAAAGAACGTTTAAAGCATTATAATGAATTCGTACAGAATTATGAAATAGAACAGGTAAACCGTGAAGCAGCAAGGTGCATGGATTGTGGTGTTCCTTTTTGTCAGTCGGGCTGCCCGCTGGGAAATGTGATTCCGGAATTTAACGATGCCGTATATAAAGGAGACTGGCAGCTGGCATCAACCATCTTGTTGAGTACCAATAATTTTCCTGAATTTACCGGAAGGATTTGCCCTGCGCCATGTGAATCAGCATGTGTACTTGGGATCAACAAATCGCCTGTATCTATCGAAGAAATAGAAAAACATATTATAGAGATTGCCTTTAATAAAGGGTACATCAAAGCAGAACAGCCTTTAATCCGTACGGGCAAAAAGGTGGCAGTAATCGGATCCGGACCGGCAGGTCTGGCAGCTGCAGCACAACTGAATAAAGCCGGGCACGAAGTAGTGGTTTATGAACGTGATGATACACCTGGAGGTTTATTGAACTATGGGATTCCTGATTTTAAACTTCAGAAGGACGTGGTGAGCAGAAGGATAGCCCTGATGGAAAAAGAAGGGATTGTTTTTAAATGTAATGCCAATGTTGGAGTAAACGTAGAGTTGAATACTTTACTCAGAGAATACCAGTCTATCGTATTGGCCGGAGGTTCGACTATTCCAAGAGACCTGGGAATTGCAGGCCGTGAGGCTAAAGGTGTTCATTTTGCAATGGACTTCCTGAAACAGCAAAATAAACGTGTCAGAAGTATAAATGTAGATGGAGATGCAATTCTTGCTACAGGTAAAGATGTGATCGTAATCGGTGGTGGAGATACTGGTTCAGATTGTATCGGTACTTCTAACCGTCAGGGGGCTAAATCTGTGATGCAGTTCGAAATTATGCCGATGCCGTCCCAGCATCGTACACCGAATATGCCATGGCCAACTTTTCCAATGCTCTTAAAAGTAACCTCTTCACATGAAGAGGGTTGTGAGCGGGCCTGGGGAGTAAATACCAAGGAATTCATTAAAGATGAAAATGGAAACCTGAAAGCGTTAAAAGTAGTGGATGTAGAATGGGAAATTGATCCTGCCGGAAGACCCTTGAACTTTAAAGAGAAAGCCGGAACAGAACGCGATCTGCCTTGTCAGCTGGTATTATTGGCAATGGGCTTCCTGCACCCTCAGAAAGAAGGTCTGATTGAGAAGTTAGGTGTTGAGCTGGATAACAGAGGAAATGTAAAAGCTGAAGAAGGTAAATATCAGACCAATATCGCTAAAATTTTTGCTGCCGGAGATATGCGCCGCGGACAATCGTTAGTGGTATGGGCGATATCTGAAGGTCGTGAAGCGGCCCGTAAGGTAGATGAATACCTGATGGGACATAGCAGCCTGGCATCGAAAGATGGCATACCTTATGCATAA
- the gltB gene encoding glutamate synthase large subunit: MEQTQDQQGLYDQRFEHDACGIGFVAHIKGRKSQQIISDAITILENLDHRGACGAEINTGDGAGIMIQIPHEFLYDECLKIGFSLNESGDYGVGMLFLPKDVKAREECREIIYRAAEKLGLEVLGFRKVQTNTEGIGDMALSVEPEMEQVFIGRPYAITAGADFERKLYVFKNYLSKTINNTVKGINGEFYIASFSSRTIVYKGQLTSLQVRSYFTELSDKRVVSAFGLIHSRFATNTFPSWKLAQPFRYIAHNGEINTLQGNLNWFRASVKSLASSYFTPEELNILLPVIDESNSDSGCLDNIVELLLHAGRSLPHVLMMLIPEAWDGNDDMDELKQAFYKFHATLMEPWDGPAAVSFTDGNLIGATLDRNGLRPQRYAITEDDHVIMASEAGALALDQSKIIEKGRLTPGKMFVVDMEQGRIISDTEIKQQVCGRRPYADWLNQYQIRLEELSDPRVVFSGLSQESIFKYQQVFGYSREDIDLILKPMARDAKEPIGSMGTDIPLAVLSQKPQHLSSYFKQLFAQVTNPPIDPIREKVVMSLAGFMGNNGNILEEKAMQCHCVGIKHPILTNLELEKLRSIDTGVFQSKTLQTYFRANGKPGAMAKALDRLCRYAVDAVEDGFQVIILSDRALDSEHAAIPSLLAVSTVHHHLIRKGYRGDVGLVVEAGDVWEVHHFACLIGFGATAVNPYLAEETITGFEAELEVKPAKLIQNYIYAVNNGLLKIFSKMGISTLQSYHGAQIFEILGINKQVVDNYFTGAVSRIGGLGLDEIAKEALIKHNRIFGSATRPDTILPTGGNYKWKRKGEQHLFNPQTIHLLQNATRKNDYNVYKQYSKLVNEQTHQAYTIRGLFEFNYKRPAVPLEEVEPIENILKRFATGAMSFGSISHEAHSTLAIAMNRIGGKSNTGEGGEDELRYETLPNGDSMRSAIKQIASARFGVTSYYLSNADELQIKMAQGAKPGEGGQLPGDKVDDWIAKVRHATPGVGLISPPPHHDIYSIEDLAQLIFDLKNANHKARINVKLVSKAGVGTIAAGVAKAHADVILVSGFDGGTGASPLTSIQHAGLPWELGLAEAHQTLVKNRLRSRVVLQTDGQLKTGKDIAIATLLGAEEWGVATAALVTSGCIMMRKCHLNTCPVGVATQDPNLRKLFTGEADHVVNLFMFLAQELRETMAELGFRTVEEMVGQADALSLRQIDPTDWKLKDLDLSAILYKAPDNGLSLYQTEEQDHGLTDILDHALIKAAEPALLNKEPIYREFEVKNTNRALGTMLSNEVSKIYKSQGLPADTINFKFKGSAGQSFGAFAAKGISLQLEGEANDYVGKGLSGARLSIYPFSTISYVPEQNIIIGNVALYGATSGELYVRGQAGERFAVRNSGATAVVEGLGDHGCEYMTGGEVLVIGDTGSNFAAGMSGGVAWIYDVKGEFAGKCNKEMVDLDPLDEQDELRINILLKKHIQLTDSSIAKFILSDWTTQSAHFIKVFPKEYKAVLMNRAKVNV; encoded by the coding sequence ATGGAACAAACACAAGATCAGCAAGGGTTATACGACCAGCGTTTTGAGCACGACGCATGTGGCATTGGTTTCGTTGCCCATATCAAGGGCAGAAAGTCGCAACAAATTATTTCCGACGCCATTACCATTCTTGAGAATCTTGATCACCGCGGAGCTTGCGGAGCAGAAATTAATACCGGAGATGGCGCAGGTATTATGATACAGATCCCTCACGAGTTTCTGTACGACGAATGTCTTAAGATTGGGTTCAGTCTGAACGAGTCCGGAGACTATGGGGTAGGCATGTTATTCTTACCCAAAGATGTGAAGGCAAGAGAAGAGTGCAGAGAAATTATTTACCGTGCGGCAGAGAAACTGGGCCTGGAAGTATTAGGCTTCAGAAAAGTGCAGACCAACACCGAAGGTATCGGCGACATGGCATTGTCGGTAGAACCTGAAATGGAGCAGGTGTTCATTGGACGTCCTTATGCAATCACAGCAGGGGCAGACTTTGAACGTAAACTTTATGTATTTAAAAATTACCTCTCAAAAACCATAAATAATACGGTAAAGGGAATCAATGGCGAGTTTTATATTGCCTCATTCTCTTCACGTACTATAGTATATAAAGGACAGCTGACCTCGCTGCAGGTGAGAAGTTACTTTACAGAGCTAAGTGATAAACGCGTAGTTTCTGCGTTTGGCCTGATCCATAGCCGTTTTGCAACCAACACTTTTCCTTCCTGGAAGCTGGCACAGCCCTTCCGTTATATCGCTCATAATGGAGAGATTAACACCTTACAGGGAAACCTGAACTGGTTTAGAGCAAGTGTGAAGTCATTGGCTTCTTCTTACTTTACTCCGGAAGAATTGAATATTTTACTTCCTGTAATTGATGAATCCAATTCCGATTCAGGATGTTTAGATAATATAGTAGAACTATTGCTTCATGCAGGCCGTTCGCTGCCACATGTACTCATGATGTTGATTCCTGAGGCATGGGATGGTAACGACGATATGGATGAGCTTAAACAAGCATTCTATAAATTCCATGCTACCTTAATGGAGCCATGGGACGGACCTGCAGCAGTATCCTTTACAGATGGTAATCTGATTGGTGCCACCCTGGATAGAAATGGTCTTCGTCCGCAAAGATACGCCATCACTGAAGATGACCATGTGATCATGGCCTCAGAAGCAGGCGCATTGGCTTTGGATCAAAGTAAAATCATCGAAAAAGGAAGGTTAACCCCTGGGAAAATGTTTGTAGTAGACATGGAGCAGGGCAGGATCATCAGTGATACGGAGATCAAGCAACAGGTATGTGGCCGCAGGCCGTATGCAGATTGGTTAAACCAATACCAGATCCGCCTGGAAGAACTTTCTGACCCAAGAGTGGTGTTCAGTGGCCTTTCTCAGGAATCTATCTTTAAATACCAGCAGGTGTTTGGTTATAGCCGTGAGGACATTGACCTGATCCTTAAACCAATGGCCAGAGATGCCAAAGAGCCAATCGGTTCTATGGGAACTGATATTCCATTGGCGGTATTGTCTCAGAAACCTCAACACCTTTCTTCTTATTTCAAACAGCTGTTTGCACAGGTAACGAATCCGCCAATTGACCCGATCAGGGAAAAGGTGGTGATGAGTCTTGCCGGCTTCATGGGAAATAACGGGAATATCCTGGAAGAAAAAGCAATGCAATGTCATTGTGTGGGGATCAAACACCCGATTTTAACAAATCTGGAGCTGGAGAAACTCAGAAGTATCGATACAGGTGTTTTTCAATCTAAAACATTACAAACCTATTTCAGGGCAAACGGAAAACCGGGAGCAATGGCAAAAGCCCTGGACAGACTTTGTCGCTATGCGGTAGATGCAGTAGAAGACGGTTTCCAGGTGATCATCCTGTCTGACCGTGCTTTAGATTCTGAACATGCTGCGATTCCATCTTTATTGGCTGTTTCTACCGTTCACCATCACCTGATCCGTAAAGGTTACAGAGGGGATGTAGGTTTGGTCGTAGAAGCCGGAGATGTTTGGGAAGTACACCATTTTGCTTGTTTAATCGGTTTTGGTGCAACAGCAGTAAATCCTTACTTAGCAGAAGAAACCATTACAGGTTTCGAAGCTGAGCTGGAGGTGAAACCAGCCAAACTGATTCAGAATTATATTTATGCCGTAAATAACGGATTATTGAAGATCTTCTCGAAAATGGGAATTTCTACTTTACAGTCTTATCACGGTGCACAGATCTTTGAGATTCTGGGAATCAATAAACAGGTGGTCGATAACTATTTTACCGGTGCTGTTTCGAGAATCGGTGGTTTAGGCCTGGACGAAATTGCTAAGGAAGCATTGATCAAACACAACCGTATTTTCGGTTCTGCAACCCGTCCGGATACTATCCTGCCTACTGGTGGTAACTATAAGTGGAAACGTAAAGGAGAGCAGCATTTGTTCAATCCGCAGACGATCCATTTATTACAGAATGCAACCAGAAAGAACGATTATAACGTTTATAAACAATATTCTAAGCTGGTAAATGAACAAACGCATCAGGCTTATACCATTCGCGGTTTGTTTGAGTTCAATTACAAACGCCCGGCGGTGCCTTTGGAGGAAGTGGAGCCAATTGAAAATATACTGAAGCGTTTTGCGACAGGAGCAATGTCATTCGGTTCAATTTCACATGAAGCGCATTCTACACTGGCTATTGCCATGAACAGGATCGGTGGAAAAAGCAACACCGGAGAAGGCGGTGAAGACGAATTGCGTTATGAAACATTGCCTAACGGTGATTCTATGCGCTCAGCGATCAAACAGATTGCTTCCGCTCGTTTCGGAGTAACGAGTTATTACCTGAGTAATGCAGATGAGTTACAGATTAAAATGGCACAGGGTGCAAAACCTGGTGAAGGCGGACAGCTACCTGGTGATAAAGTGGACGACTGGATTGCAAAGGTTCGTCACGCTACACCTGGCGTAGGTTTGATTTCTCCACCTCCACACCATGATATTTATTCAATTGAAGATTTGGCGCAGCTGATCTTTGACCTGAAAAATGCCAATCATAAAGCCAGAATCAATGTGAAGCTGGTTTCTAAAGCAGGAGTAGGTACAATTGCTGCAGGGGTAGCAAAAGCACATGCTGATGTGATCCTGGTTTCCGGATTTGATGGAGGAACAGGTGCTTCACCGTTGACTTCTATTCAGCATGCCGGTTTACCATGGGAGCTTGGTCTTGCAGAAGCACATCAGACATTGGTGAAAAACCGTTTGCGCAGCAGGGTAGTCCTTCAGACAGACGGACAGCTGAAAACAGGTAAAGATATTGCCATCGCTACACTTTTAGGTGCTGAAGAATGGGGGGTAGCTACTGCCGCACTGGTGACTTCTGGTTGTATCATGATGAGGAAATGCCACCTGAATACCTGCCCTGTAGGGGTAGCAACCCAGGATCCTAACCTTAGAAAATTATTTACAGGAGAAGCTGATCATGTGGTAAACCTGTTTATGTTCCTGGCTCAGGAACTGAGAGAAACAATGGCGGAACTGGGCTTCAGAACGGTAGAAGAAATGGTGGGTCAGGCAGATGCACTGAGCTTACGTCAGATTGATCCGACAGACTGGAAGTTAAAAGATCTTGATCTATCTGCAATCCTGTACAAAGCTCCGGACAATGGACTGAGCCTGTACCAGACCGAAGAACAGGATCACGGCTTAACAGATATTCTGGACCATGCTTTAATTAAAGCAGCTGAACCTGCTTTGTTAAATAAAGAACCAATATACAGAGAGTTTGAAGTAAAGAATACCAACCGTGCATTGGGTACGATGTTGTCTAACGAAGTCTCTAAAATTTATAAAAGTCAGGGATTACCTGCGGATACGATCAATTTCAAGTTCAAGGGTTCTGCAGGACAAAGCTTTGGTGCTTTTGCTGCTAAAGGGATCTCTTTGCAACTGGAAGGTGAAGCCAATGATTACGTTGGAAAAGGACTATCGGGAGCACGGTTGTCGATCTATCCATTCAGCACGATCAGCTATGTGCCGGAACAAAATATCATCATTGGTAATGTGGCTTTGTATGGCGCAACCTCAGGTGAGCTGTATGTAAGAGGACAGGCGGGTGAACGCTTTGCCGTAAGGAACTCCGGTGCTACCGCAGTAGTAGAAGGTCTGGGCGACCATGGTTGTGAATACATGACTGGTGGTGAAGTTCTGGTAATCGGAGATACAGGAAGTAATTTTGCTGCCGGAATGAGCGGTGGTGTAGCCTGGATCTATGACGTTAAAGGTGAATTTGCTGGTAAATGTAATAAGGAAATGGTGGATCTTGATCCGCTGGATGAACAGGATGAATTGCGCATTAACATCTTGCTGAAGAAACATATTCAGCTTACAGATAGTAGCATTGCGAAATTTATTTTAAGCGATTGGACTACTCAGTCTGCTCACTTCATTAAGGTATTCCCTAAAGAGTACAAAGCAGTATTGATGAATAGGGCAAAAGTGAACGTTTAA
- the fsa gene encoding fructose-6-phosphate aldolase, translating into MKFFIDTANLDQIREAQDLGVLDGVTTNPSLMAKEGITGDQNVLNHYKAICEIVDANVSAEVISTDFDSMIKEGEALAKLDPKIVVKIPMIKDGVKAIKYLSSKGIRTNCTLIFSAGQALLAAKAGATYVSPFLGRLDDISTDGFQLIEDIRLIFDNYQYETQILAASVRGPMHIINCAKLGADVMTGPLSAILALLKHPLTDSGLAQFLADHDKAAGK; encoded by the coding sequence ATGAAATTTTTCATAGACACAGCTAATCTGGATCAAATCAGAGAAGCTCAAGACCTTGGCGTTTTAGACGGCGTAACCACCAACCCTAGCCTTATGGCTAAAGAAGGTATCACCGGTGACCAGAATGTGCTGAACCACTACAAAGCAATCTGCGAAATTGTTGATGCAAATGTGAGTGCAGAGGTAATTTCAACTGATTTTGATTCCATGATTAAGGAAGGTGAAGCTTTAGCTAAACTGGACCCGAAAATTGTAGTTAAAATCCCGATGATCAAAGATGGTGTTAAAGCAATCAAATACCTTTCTTCAAAAGGAATCAGGACCAACTGTACACTGATCTTCTCTGCCGGACAAGCTTTATTAGCTGCCAAGGCAGGTGCTACTTATGTGTCTCCTTTCTTAGGTCGTTTGGATGACATCTCTACAGATGGTTTTCAATTGATCGAAGACATCAGATTGATTTTTGACAACTATCAGTACGAAACTCAGATTCTTGCAGCTTCAGTAAGAGGCCCGATGCACATCATCAACTGCGCTAAATTAGGTGCGGATGTAATGACCGGACCACTTTCTGCAATTCTTGCTTTATTAAAACACCCATTAACCGATAGCGGTCTTGCTCAGTTCTTAGCTGATCATGATAAAGCTGCCGGTAAATAA